Proteins from a single region of Scatophagus argus isolate fScaArg1 chromosome 23, fScaArg1.pri, whole genome shotgun sequence:
- the LOC124054642 gene encoding E3 ubiquitin-protein ligase TRIM21-like isoform X2, which produces MASALSEEQFRCTICLDVFDNPVSIPCGHNFCLGCIKRFWDMRHKSVCPLCKEAFKRRPELRINVGLKDITEQFKRSLKDKPKYKLVPPKRRIPRHPSMSEEVPCDVCQGSKSTAVKSCLVCRESYCEIHLTPHLRDQVKTKHLLTDPGTFITSHLCENHNRLLEKFCKMDNTPVCMKCIERDHKHHEIVPLENESRRIRSQIKITKREFQELIQTRIREAEEIKVSLELSKLNKQREIETSNQVVAMVISAFERNRTWLVNEVKQKQEAAERTADEFLKELDYEIDELQRRRSELQHLEQSEDPLHLIQSFPSLSAPLSTGDLSKARVHSDNCIGTVRRSFSKLVDLCQQLETKLSAEEVTKITQYAADVTLDPVTAAGWLILSPDGKRVSLGCSQRKLSVPDDPRRFDSCVSVLGKQSFTSGRHYWVVQVGDKTDWDLGVARESINRKGVITVRPDSGYWAICRRKGGSLNACTGPSVTLHLQETPQKVGVFLDYEAELVSFYNAEAKTHIYTYSGCTFTEPLYPYFNPCLQDNGKNTAPLIICPVEVEYTAQTAAF; this is translated from the exons ATGGCCTCTGCGTTGTCTGAGGAACAGTTTCGGTGCACCATCTGTCTGGATGTCTTCGACAATCCTGTCTCCATCCCATGTGGGCACAATTTCTGCCTGGGATGCATCAAACGTTTCTGGGACATGAGGCACAAGTCGGTGTGCCCGCTGTGCAAAGAAGCCTTTAAACGCCGACCAGAACTCAGGATCAATGTAGGCTTAAAAGACATCACTGAGCAATTTAAAAG GTCTCTCAAAGACAAGCCAAAATACAAATTAGTTCCACCGAAGAGAAGAATCCCGAGACACCCTTCGATGTCTGAAGAAGTTCCCTGTGATGTCTGCCAGGGAAGCAAATCAACAGCGGTCAAGTCGTGCCTCGTCTGCCGGGAGTCTTACTGTGAAATTCACCTGACGCCTCATCTAAGGGACCAAGTGAAGACGAAGCACTTGCTGACAGATCCAGGCACCTTCATCACCAGTCACCTCTGCGAAAATCACAACAGGCTCCTGGAGAAGTTTTGCAAGATGGACAACACGCCTGTTTGTATGAAATGCATAGAGAGGGACCACAAACATCATGAGATTGTGCCCCTGGAGAATGAGAGCAGAAGGATCAGG TCTCAGATAAAGATCACCAAAAGAGAGTTTCAAGAGCTGATCCAGACCAGAATCAGAGAGGCTGAGGAGATCAAGGTTTCACTGGAGTTGAGCAAA ttaaataaacaaagagagatAGAAACAAGTAACCAGGTCGTCGCCATGGTGATAAGTGCGTTTGAGAGAAACCGGACTTGGCTCGTCAATGAGGTCAAGCAGAAGCAGGAAGCGGCTGAGAGGACGGCGGACGAGTTTCTCAAAGAGCTCGACTACGAAATCGATGAACTGCAGAGGAGACGCAGCGAGCTGCAGCACCTGGAGCAGAGTGAGGACCCTCTTCATCTCATACAG AGCTTCCCCTCTCTGAGTGCTCCACTGTCCACCGGAGACTTGTCCAAGGCCAGAGTCCACTCAGACAACTGCATAGGAACAGTGAGGAGATCTTTCTCCAAGCTGGTGGACCTCTGCCAGCAACTCGAAACCAAACTGTCCGCAGAAG AAGTGACAAAGATCACTCAGTATGCAG CTGATGTGACTCTGGATCCTGTGACGGCTGCAGGCTGGCTAATTCTGTCCCCAGATGGAAAAAGG GTGAGCCTCGGCTGTAGCCAGAGGAAACTGTCTGTCCCTGATGACCCCCGCAGGTTCGACTCCTGCGTCTCCGTTCTGGGGAAACAAAGCTTCACCTCGGGTCGACACTACTGGGTGGTTCAG GTTGGAGATAAAACAGACTGGGATCTTGGCGTGGCCAGGGAGTCCATCAACAGGAAGGGAGTCATCACCGTGCGTCCTGACAGCGGTTACTGGGCCATCTGCCGGCGGAAAGGTGGCAGCCTCAACGCCTGCACTGGCCCCTCCGTCACCCTCCACCTGCAGGAAACCCCTCAGAAAGTCGGTGTGTTCCTGGACTATGAAGCAGAGCTGGTGTCCTTCTACAATGCGGAGGCAAAGACTCACATTTACACCTACAGTGGGTGCACCTTCACCGAGCCTCTCTACCCATACTTTAACCCCTGTCTCCAAGACAACGGGAAGAACACGGCCCCGCTGATAATCTGTCCTGTCGAGGTCGAGTACActgcacagactgcagcatTTTGA
- the LOC124054642 gene encoding E3 ubiquitin-protein ligase TRIM21-like isoform X1 has protein sequence MASALSEEQFRCTICLDVFDNPVSIPCGHNFCLGCIKRFWDMRHKSVCPLCKEAFKRRPELRINVGLKDITEQFKRSLKDKPKYKLVPPKRRIPRHPSMSEEVPCDVCQGSKSTAVKSCLVCRESYCEIHLTPHLRDQVKTKHLLTDPGTFITSHLCENHNRLLEKFCKMDNTPVCMKCIERDHKHHEIVPLENESRRIRSQIKITKREFQELIQTRIREAEEIKVSLELSKLNKQREIETSNQVVAMVISAFERNRTWLVNEVKQKQEAAERTADEFLKELDYEIDELQRRRSELQHLEQSEDPLHLIQVRPAPVRFPHWTSRTNSVCSFPSLSAPLSTGDLSKARVHSDNCIGTVRRSFSKLVDLCQQLETKLSAEEVTKITQYAADVTLDPVTAAGWLILSPDGKRVSLGCSQRKLSVPDDPRRFDSCVSVLGKQSFTSGRHYWVVQVGDKTDWDLGVARESINRKGVITVRPDSGYWAICRRKGGSLNACTGPSVTLHLQETPQKVGVFLDYEAELVSFYNAEAKTHIYTYSGCTFTEPLYPYFNPCLQDNGKNTAPLIICPVEVEYTAQTAAF, from the exons ATGGCCTCTGCGTTGTCTGAGGAACAGTTTCGGTGCACCATCTGTCTGGATGTCTTCGACAATCCTGTCTCCATCCCATGTGGGCACAATTTCTGCCTGGGATGCATCAAACGTTTCTGGGACATGAGGCACAAGTCGGTGTGCCCGCTGTGCAAAGAAGCCTTTAAACGCCGACCAGAACTCAGGATCAATGTAGGCTTAAAAGACATCACTGAGCAATTTAAAAG GTCTCTCAAAGACAAGCCAAAATACAAATTAGTTCCACCGAAGAGAAGAATCCCGAGACACCCTTCGATGTCTGAAGAAGTTCCCTGTGATGTCTGCCAGGGAAGCAAATCAACAGCGGTCAAGTCGTGCCTCGTCTGCCGGGAGTCTTACTGTGAAATTCACCTGACGCCTCATCTAAGGGACCAAGTGAAGACGAAGCACTTGCTGACAGATCCAGGCACCTTCATCACCAGTCACCTCTGCGAAAATCACAACAGGCTCCTGGAGAAGTTTTGCAAGATGGACAACACGCCTGTTTGTATGAAATGCATAGAGAGGGACCACAAACATCATGAGATTGTGCCCCTGGAGAATGAGAGCAGAAGGATCAGG TCTCAGATAAAGATCACCAAAAGAGAGTTTCAAGAGCTGATCCAGACCAGAATCAGAGAGGCTGAGGAGATCAAGGTTTCACTGGAGTTGAGCAAA ttaaataaacaaagagagatAGAAACAAGTAACCAGGTCGTCGCCATGGTGATAAGTGCGTTTGAGAGAAACCGGACTTGGCTCGTCAATGAGGTCAAGCAGAAGCAGGAAGCGGCTGAGAGGACGGCGGACGAGTTTCTCAAAGAGCTCGACTACGAAATCGATGAACTGCAGAGGAGACGCAGCGAGCTGCAGCACCTGGAGCAGAGTGAGGACCCTCTTCATCTCATACAGGTCAGACCTgcaccggttcgattcccccactggaccAGCAggacgaattcagtgtgt AGCTTCCCCTCTCTGAGTGCTCCACTGTCCACCGGAGACTTGTCCAAGGCCAGAGTCCACTCAGACAACTGCATAGGAACAGTGAGGAGATCTTTCTCCAAGCTGGTGGACCTCTGCCAGCAACTCGAAACCAAACTGTCCGCAGAAG AAGTGACAAAGATCACTCAGTATGCAG CTGATGTGACTCTGGATCCTGTGACGGCTGCAGGCTGGCTAATTCTGTCCCCAGATGGAAAAAGG GTGAGCCTCGGCTGTAGCCAGAGGAAACTGTCTGTCCCTGATGACCCCCGCAGGTTCGACTCCTGCGTCTCCGTTCTGGGGAAACAAAGCTTCACCTCGGGTCGACACTACTGGGTGGTTCAG GTTGGAGATAAAACAGACTGGGATCTTGGCGTGGCCAGGGAGTCCATCAACAGGAAGGGAGTCATCACCGTGCGTCCTGACAGCGGTTACTGGGCCATCTGCCGGCGGAAAGGTGGCAGCCTCAACGCCTGCACTGGCCCCTCCGTCACCCTCCACCTGCAGGAAACCCCTCAGAAAGTCGGTGTGTTCCTGGACTATGAAGCAGAGCTGGTGTCCTTCTACAATGCGGAGGCAAAGACTCACATTTACACCTACAGTGGGTGCACCTTCACCGAGCCTCTCTACCCATACTTTAACCCCTGTCTCCAAGACAACGGGAAGAACACGGCCCCGCTGATAATCTGTCCTGTCGAGGTCGAGTACActgcacagactgcagcatTTTGA
- the LOC124054643 gene encoding E3 ubiquitin-protein ligase TRIM39-like, translating into MASSGNMLPEKQFQCTICHQVFTDPVTIPCGHNFCQACIQNLWGGSEVCQCPICNKSFTPQPEISINTAFKELADAFRKITGCSLASPASAAKPGEVVCDVCAATSLQVKALKSCLVCLTSYCETHLEPHQRVATLKLHKLIAPVQNLQDRMCKKHERLLEMFCKDEHKCVCQFCTETEHRGHQAVTVQDESEKRKVQMKKTEEEFQQMIQERLNKVEEIKNCLKFSKMSAEKELKESDRLFSSLIHFIQERQTEVNTEISEKQKAAETRSEELINELNEEITELQRRNAELEELRNTEDHLQVLQRTPSLMSPPPTRDWIEIGVHSELCVGTVTTALYKVKDAVMNDLDGLKKEEMKRMQKYAVDVVLDPDTAHPNIVLSADGKQAGRGELLHIVPDNPQRFDPVICVVGKKGFLSGRFYFQVAVGTKTFWDMGVVRESANRKGMITSKPENGYWTMRLRNGDEYRALDSPSVHLSLEEKPQSIGVFTDYEEGTVSFFNMETRSHIYTFTGCLFSERIFPFFSPGVCDGGKNTAPLVITDVNQET; encoded by the exons ATGGCCTCCTCAGGTAACATGTTACCGGAAAAGCAGTTCCAGTGCACCATCTGTCATCAGGTGTTCACCGACCCGGTCACCATTCCCTGCGGACACAACTTCTGCCAGGCCTGCATCCAGAATTTGTGGGGTGGCAGTGAGGTCTGCCAGTGCCCCATCTGTAATAAATCATTCACCCCCCAGCCTGAAATAAGCATCAACACAGCCTTCAAAGAGCTGGCGGACGCATTTAGGAAGATAACAGGCTGTTCGTTGGCTTCACCGGCGTCCGCAGCCAAGCCAGGCGAGGTGGTGTGTGACGTCTGCGCTGCGACGTCCCTGCAGGTGAAGGCCCTGAAATCCTGCCTGGTGTGTCTGACCTCGTACTGTGAAACCCACCTGGAGCCTCACCAGAGAGTCGCCACCTTGAAGCTCCACAAGCTGATCGCGCCGGTGCAGAACCTGCAAGACAGGATGTGTAAGAAACACGAGAGGCTGCTGGAGATGTTCTGCAAGGACgaacacaagtgtgtgtgccAGTTCTGCACTGAGACTGAGCACAGGGGTCATCAGGCTGTTACAGTCCAGGACGAGAGTGAGAAGAGGAAG GTCCAAATGAAgaagactgaggaagagtttcAGCAAATGATCCAGGAACGGCTGAATAAAGTCGAGGAGATCAAAAACTGCCTGAAGTTCAGCAAG ATGAGTGCAgagaaggagctgaaggagagCGACcgtctcttttcctctttgattCACTTCATCCAGGAGAGGCAAACAGAAGTCAACACAGAGATCTCGGAGAAGCAGAAGGCAGCAGAGACGAGGTCAGAGGAGCTAATCAATGAGCTGAATGAGGAAATCACTGAACTGCAGAGAAGAAAtgctgagctggaggagctgaggaaCACTGAGGACCATCTGCAGGTCTTACAG AGGACGCCTTCTCTAATGTCACCTCCACCCACCCGAGACTGGATAGAGATTGGTGTCCATTCTGAACTCTGCGTGGGGACGGTCACCACAGCACTGTATAAAGTGAAGGACGCAGTGATGAATGATCTCGATGGTCTGAAGAAAGAAG AGATGAAAAGGATGCAGAAATATGCTG TCGACGTGGTATTAGATCCGGACACTGCCCATCCAAACATCGTCCTGTCAGCTGACGGAAAGCAGGCGGGCCGCGGCGAGCTGCTGCACATTGTGCCTGACAACCCCCAACGCTTCGACCCCGTCATCTGTGTGGTGGGCAAGAAAGGCTTCCTGTCCGGGAGGTTCTACTTCCAG GTCGCAGTGGGGACAAAGACCTTCTGGGACATGGGGGTGGTCAGAGAGTCTGCCAACAGGAAGGGGATGATCACCTCCAAGCCAGAAAACGGTTATTGGACAATGCGACTGAGGAATGGGGACGAGTATCGCGCTTTGGACTCCCCTTCAGTCCATCTTTCCCTCGAGGAGAAGCCGCAGAGTATCGGGGTGTTTACGGATTACGAGGAGGGGACCGTGTCGTTCTTCAACATGGAGACCAGGTCTCACATTTACACCTTCACCGGGTGTTTGTTCTCAGAGAGGATCTTCCCCTTCTTCAGCCCGGGCGTCTGCGATGGCGGGAAGAATACAGCACCGCTTGTTATCACTGATGTTAATCAAGAGACATGA